Proteins encoded in a region of the Paenibacillus sp. E222 genome:
- a CDS encoding ABC transporter substrate-binding protein, with amino-acid sequence MKVNTDIKVKLEGKDWGSYWDGLTANAAGGTLPDVFKTSYAYVEKYAELGIFKELDGLLAENQFDLNNVDKSLLGLHQYQGKQVSLPIDANVIVWYYNKAIFENEATNPHKAPVPSLEPTWDEITDIATS; translated from the coding sequence ATGAAGGTCAATACCGATATTAAGGTCAAACTCGAAGGCAAGGATTGGGGCAGCTACTGGGACGGACTAACAGCCAATGCAGCTGGGGGCACACTTCCGGACGTGTTCAAAACGAGTTATGCATACGTGGAGAAATACGCCGAGCTGGGCATTTTCAAGGAATTGGACGGCTTGCTCGCGGAAAATCAGTTTGATCTGAACAATGTGGACAAAAGTCTGCTCGGTCTTCACCAATATCAGGGCAAGCAAGTATCCTTGCCTATCGATGCCAACGTCATCGTATGGTATTACAACAAAGCGATTTTTGAGAATGAAGCCACGAATCCTCATAAAGCTCCCGTTCCATCGCTTGAGCCAACGTGGGATGAAATTACTGACATTGCAACCAGCTGA
- a CDS encoding carbohydrate ABC transporter permease yields the protein MRKTRGEQVFYMINYVLLTLVAISCILPLLNIVALSLSDARAVVSGKVGLWPVDFTWFSYHSLMTGTPILNAFWNSVEITLIGTGLSMAVTIMAAYPLSRRHFYHRRFFTMAMVFTMIFNGGLIPTYLVVQNLGLVNSYGALWLPGLVSTYNMLIMRSYFENLPGEVDEAARIDGCGELGLLFRIVLPLSKPLLATIALFYGVGYWNSFMSVMIYINDTSKYNMTVLVQNMIMSNLNVQDFTDPTMISNLTPEGIRAAAVIVMVIPILAVYPFLQKYFVKGVMLGSIKG from the coding sequence GTGAGAAAAACACGAGGAGAACAAGTCTTTTATATGATCAATTATGTGTTGTTAACATTGGTAGCCATCAGCTGTATCCTGCCCCTTCTGAATATTGTGGCTTTGTCGTTGAGTGATGCGAGAGCCGTTGTATCCGGTAAAGTAGGGCTATGGCCAGTCGACTTCACCTGGTTTTCCTATCACAGTCTAATGACTGGGACGCCAATCCTGAATGCGTTCTGGAACAGTGTCGAGATTACGTTAATCGGTACGGGGCTGAGTATGGCTGTTACGATTATGGCGGCGTATCCGCTGTCGCGCAGGCATTTTTACCACCGCAGGTTTTTTACGATGGCGATGGTATTCACGATGATTTTTAACGGCGGATTGATTCCGACTTATCTGGTGGTGCAGAACCTTGGGCTGGTGAACAGTTATGGTGCACTTTGGCTGCCAGGTCTGGTAAGTACGTATAACATGCTGATTATGAGATCGTATTTTGAAAATCTGCCAGGGGAAGTGGACGAAGCTGCACGCATCGATGGATGCGGAGAGCTCGGATTGTTATTTCGGATCGTGCTGCCTCTGTCCAAACCGTTGCTGGCGACCATTGCTCTGTTCTATGGTGTAGGGTACTGGAATTCATTCATGAGTGTGATGATTTATATCAACGACACCTCTAAGTACAACATGACTGTATTGGTCCAAAATATGATTATGTCCAATCTGAACGTGCAGGATTTTACCGATCCGACGATGATTTCGAATCTAACGCCAGAAGGCATTCGGGCAGCGGCCGTAATCGTGATGGTCATTCCCATTTTGGCAGTGTATCCATTCTTGCAAAAGTACTTTGTTAAAGGGGTCATGCTGGGCTCCATCAAAGGGTAG
- a CDS encoding Gfo/Idh/MocA family protein, which yields MGSHHCIGFDLLEDSEVRYICDMNEANVARTLAELKNSNPTIVSDYRELLAKEDLDAVVISVPNYLHREVAVAFLEAGKHVFLEKPVAHTIEDCDAIIEAAEASGRVLQIGLVYRYSNLYRRMEKELESGRLGDVKLMWCKEFRDPFPPADWFYDKTKSGGAIVEKDCHHFDIFNWMIQAKPVRVFASGGQHVMKQGEPNRIQNSYSHYPTKEISDTSIVDHAFITIDYDNGSKANLGLCMYLKPRNLMGEGLEIGLIGENGGQMVARNDKTIDIVGGQDWTKDHLEIDVTSDSIWVDTRVDRPSALIF from the coding sequence ATGGGGTCACATCATTGCATTGGTTTTGATTTGCTTGAGGATAGTGAGGTTCGTTATATCTGTGATATGAATGAAGCCAATGTGGCACGTACGCTGGCTGAACTTAAGAACAGTAATCCTACCATCGTTAGCGATTATCGTGAGCTGCTTGCCAAGGAAGATTTGGATGCGGTGGTCATCAGTGTACCGAACTATTTGCATCGTGAAGTGGCAGTCGCTTTTCTGGAAGCAGGCAAGCATGTATTTCTGGAGAAGCCGGTTGCCCATACCATTGAGGACTGTGATGCCATTATAGAAGCGGCGGAAGCCTCGGGACGGGTATTGCAGATCGGATTGGTATATCGGTATTCGAATCTGTATCGCCGAATGGAGAAGGAACTGGAGAGCGGACGTCTTGGTGACGTGAAATTGATGTGGTGCAAGGAATTCCGTGATCCGTTCCCGCCTGCGGATTGGTTCTATGACAAGACCAAGTCTGGGGGAGCGATTGTAGAGAAGGATTGTCATCACTTCGATATTTTCAACTGGATGATCCAGGCGAAGCCTGTCCGCGTGTTTGCCTCTGGAGGCCAGCATGTCATGAAGCAAGGAGAGCCTAATCGGATTCAGAATTCATACAGTCACTACCCGACGAAAGAAATTTCGGATACCTCCATCGTCGACCATGCCTTTATCACCATTGATTATGATAACGGCAGCAAGGCCAATCTGGGCCTGTGCATGTATTTGAAACCGCGCAATCTGATGGGAGAAGGGCTTGAGATTGGCCTGATCGGAGAGAACGGCGGCCAAATGGTTGCCCGTAATGACAAAACGATTGATATCGTTGGCGGGCAGGACTGGACGAAGGACCATCTCGAGATTGATGTGACGTCGGATTCCATATGGGTGGACACACGGGTGGACAGACCCAGCGCATTGATTTTTTGA
- a CDS encoding extracellular solute-binding protein — protein sequence MVISIKAWMKSGLVLGLIGGILAGCSGGSGSEQAEGEGARGNITSTIYDRGAVPSGMGTIEDNMWSKWINENGPANVKYTAVPRWESQSKLNVLFASGSAPDVIFEFGTPIRNTLFNQKQLMPLDELIENSSVEYKALMEKYPQLKKAGIKSDGKLYEVGRMNEVFPLTSFFIREDWLEKLNLEVPTNEAEMLAVAKAFTENDPDGNGADDTFGIGGLQFGDTAGLFRYMYNANWVNVEDGEIVVGPNHMKEMTAFKRALFEAGVVDKDFLTDKDGAKSKQDFLNGKIGMYAAMTADYTGFAAKELDTLMQNVPDAKLKVIALPSTLVGQYTMVWNNPVQMTAVVNARAKNPEAVIQYIDFLTKTETGRTVKNGFEGTHYTLNEQGCPRISDQEKYKQEISWAGDYAMLYSRLEEGKCGYTEMLFSEEIPSQKEGLRLFKEAREVYMNDLPVGEGVTHSEHMPQLPKELQVKLTNVTTAINDIFTRSIISGSKYTVEQAAAEAQQKWEQGGGPEIETWYKDWWSKEKDNVLVWDDFYEIYEQQQADFKKSE from the coding sequence ATGGTGATATCCATCAAGGCATGGATGAAGTCCGGTCTTGTTCTGGGCTTAATCGGCGGAATACTGGCAGGGTGTTCAGGAGGAAGTGGAAGTGAGCAGGCTGAAGGGGAAGGTGCGCGCGGCAATATAACGTCGACGATCTATGATCGGGGCGCCGTACCAAGCGGTATGGGAACGATTGAGGATAACATGTGGTCCAAGTGGATCAATGAGAACGGCCCGGCCAATGTCAAATATACGGCGGTTCCCCGCTGGGAATCGCAGTCCAAATTAAACGTGCTGTTTGCTTCGGGCAGTGCACCAGATGTTATTTTTGAATTCGGAACGCCTATTCGGAATACGTTATTTAATCAAAAACAACTGATGCCGCTGGATGAACTGATTGAGAACTCCAGTGTGGAATATAAAGCGCTGATGGAGAAGTATCCACAGTTAAAGAAAGCTGGGATCAAGAGCGATGGCAAGTTATATGAAGTAGGCCGAATGAATGAGGTATTTCCGCTGACCAGTTTCTTCATTCGTGAAGATTGGCTGGAAAAGCTGAACCTGGAGGTGCCGACGAACGAAGCAGAGATGCTGGCGGTCGCCAAGGCATTCACAGAGAATGATCCGGATGGGAACGGTGCAGACGATACTTTTGGAATCGGAGGTTTGCAATTTGGGGACACTGCGGGATTATTCCGCTACATGTACAATGCCAATTGGGTGAACGTGGAGGACGGGGAGATCGTTGTTGGCCCCAATCACATGAAGGAAATGACGGCGTTTAAGCGGGCATTGTTTGAGGCGGGGGTAGTAGACAAGGATTTTCTGACCGACAAGGATGGAGCTAAGTCCAAACAGGATTTCCTGAACGGGAAAATAGGCATGTATGCCGCAATGACGGCTGATTACACTGGATTTGCGGCCAAGGAACTGGATACGCTCATGCAGAATGTGCCTGATGCCAAGCTGAAGGTCATTGCCCTGCCTTCCACATTGGTGGGTCAATATACGATGGTATGGAATAACCCGGTGCAGATGACGGCCGTTGTGAATGCCCGTGCCAAAAATCCGGAAGCCGTCATTCAATATATTGATTTTCTAACCAAAACCGAGACAGGCCGAACGGTCAAGAACGGGTTCGAAGGCACTCATTATACGTTGAACGAACAGGGCTGCCCGCGTATATCTGATCAGGAAAAGTACAAACAGGAAATAAGCTGGGCTGGTGATTACGCGATGCTGTACAGCCGCCTGGAGGAAGGCAAATGCGGTTACACCGAAATGCTGTTTAGTGAGGAAATCCCTTCCCAGAAGGAAGGACTTCGCCTCTTCAAGGAAGCAAGGGAAGTATACATGAACGATCTGCCGGTGGGTGAAGGCGTTACCCACTCAGAACATATGCCGCAGCTGCCCAAAGAGCTTCAGGTGAAGCTTACCAATGTGACGACAGCCATTAATGATATTTTCACCCGTTCCATTATCAGCGGTAGTAAGTATACAGTTGAGCAGGCTGCTGCAGAAGCGCAGCAAAAGTGGGAACAGGGTGGTGGCCCGGAGATTGAAACATGGTACAAAGACTGGTGGAGCAAAGAAAAGGACAATGTACTTGTCTGGGATGATTTCTATGAAATCTATGAACAGCAGCAAGCCGATTTCAAGAAGTCTGAGTAA
- a CDS encoding ABC transporter ATP-binding protein: MIKLLYYLKKYRVAAIAALVMMLIELTVELAQPYLISKIIDNGIQQGDLSVVWLWGGVLVGSAVVAFAAGIASSFFASHASLGFGYDLREKLYDKVQAFSYAVFNRFATSSLITRLTGDVTQVQDTVFMSLRFMTRVPLVVIGSMIMAVVVNPKLGLLLVVMVPVLLVFVIWMIKKAALLFRNVQRRLDAVNGVIQENLTGIRLIRVFVRMGHEIERFAGYSGKLMKGTISALRLTETTMPFMLLMMNGCIIAVLWFGRRDITTGSATVGEVVAVINYLLRTIGAMSALSWILVTFSRASASAQRLNEVFDTEEVSDSGQSMDTDRSAKTGKGNPVIQGGVDFQGVGFSYPGSEITVLEDITFSAKRGERIAIMGATGSGKSSLVQLIPRLYTEDHGEVRIDGNDAEQLDIATLRGAIGYVPQEVVLFTGSVRDNIAWGREDATLEEIKEAARRAQIHETIEKLPNGYDTQLGQRGVNLSGGQKQRLSIARALIRRPSILILDDSTSALDVATEARLLGALEELSCTTFIITQKISSTTSADLILLLDDGRLIGQGKHEDLMDSSELYRRIYESQYGEGTPHVQSIH; encoded by the coding sequence ATGATCAAGCTGTTGTACTACTTGAAGAAGTATCGAGTCGCCGCCATCGCAGCACTGGTCATGATGCTGATTGAATTGACGGTCGAATTGGCTCAACCCTATTTAATCTCAAAGATCATTGATAACGGTATCCAGCAAGGAGATCTGTCAGTGGTTTGGCTATGGGGTGGAGTGCTTGTGGGCAGTGCCGTTGTGGCGTTTGCCGCGGGAATTGCGAGTTCGTTTTTTGCGTCACATGCGAGTCTCGGCTTCGGTTACGATCTGCGGGAGAAGCTGTATGACAAAGTGCAAGCGTTCTCTTATGCAGTGTTTAACCGGTTTGCCACATCATCCCTGATTACCCGGTTGACCGGAGACGTTACACAGGTGCAGGATACGGTGTTTATGAGTCTGCGATTCATGACACGTGTGCCGCTGGTGGTGATTGGGAGCATGATTATGGCGGTTGTGGTGAATCCGAAGCTGGGTCTGCTGCTCGTTGTGATGGTGCCTGTACTGCTCGTGTTTGTCATCTGGATGATCAAAAAGGCAGCGCTGCTGTTCCGCAATGTGCAGCGCAGACTGGATGCCGTCAACGGAGTCATCCAGGAAAATCTGACAGGCATTCGGCTGATCCGTGTCTTCGTCCGGATGGGCCACGAGATTGAACGCTTTGCCGGATATAGCGGCAAGCTGATGAAGGGCACGATCTCCGCGCTGCGCCTGACGGAGACGACGATGCCATTCATGCTGCTCATGATGAATGGTTGTATCATCGCCGTGCTATGGTTTGGACGACGTGACATCACTACCGGAAGTGCAACCGTGGGTGAAGTCGTCGCAGTTATTAACTATCTGCTTCGCACCATTGGCGCCATGTCTGCGCTGTCCTGGATTCTGGTGACCTTCTCCAGAGCGAGTGCTTCGGCACAACGGCTTAACGAAGTTTTTGACACGGAGGAAGTTTCGGATTCGGGTCAATCCATGGATACAGATCGTTCTGCAAAAACGGGTAAAGGGAATCCTGTGATCCAGGGTGGAGTTGATTTTCAGGGTGTAGGGTTCAGTTATCCGGGCAGTGAAATTACCGTATTGGAGGACATTACGTTCTCAGCCAAACGAGGCGAGCGTATCGCCATCATGGGAGCGACAGGCTCGGGTAAATCCTCGCTGGTACAGCTCATTCCAAGGCTCTATACCGAAGATCACGGCGAGGTTCGTATCGATGGTAATGACGCAGAACAGTTGGACATAGCCACATTGCGCGGAGCTATCGGTTATGTGCCCCAGGAGGTGGTCCTCTTTACCGGATCGGTACGGGATAACATCGCCTGGGGCCGGGAGGACGCAACGCTCGAAGAGATTAAGGAAGCAGCGCGGCGTGCCCAGATTCACGAGACCATTGAGAAGCTGCCGAATGGCTATGATACACAGCTGGGTCAGCGAGGAGTCAATCTGTCGGGTGGACAGAAGCAGCGGCTCTCGATTGCCCGTGCATTGATTCGTCGTCCAAGCATCTTGATTCTGGATGACAGTACAAGTGCGCTCGATGTAGCCACGGAAGCAAGGCTGCTGGGCGCACTGGAAGAGCTGTCGTGTACAACGTTTATCATCACGCAGAAGATCAGCTCAACCACCTCTGCGGATCTGATTCTGTTGTTGGACGACGGGCGTCTGATTGGACAGGGGAAACATGAGGATCTGATGGATTCATCCGAATTGTATCGCCGAATCTATGAATCACAATACGGGGAGGGTACACCACATGTTCAAAGCATTCATTGA
- a CDS encoding carbohydrate ABC transporter permease, which translates to MPWIIGFITFFLFPFGTSVFYAFTDARLPGATNFNFVGIDNFTHMMDDPIFLKSLMNTMFFVVFGVPIVTAGMLGLAMLLNFNVKGIALFRTFFYLPTLVPIVATVIIWRLVFNSEFGILNADLARWV; encoded by the coding sequence TTGCCTTGGATTATCGGATTTATCACCTTTTTCCTGTTTCCTTTCGGGACTTCGGTTTTCTACGCCTTTACGGATGCGAGACTCCCGGGAGCGACCAACTTCAATTTTGTCGGCATTGATAATTTTACGCACATGATGGATGATCCCATCTTCCTGAAAAGCTTGATGAACACGATGTTTTTCGTGGTATTCGGTGTTCCGATCGTAACGGCGGGTATGCTGGGTCTGGCCATGCTGCTTAATTTTAATGTCAAAGGTATTGCCCTGTTCCGTACCTTCTTCTATTTACCGACCCTGGTGCCTATCGTAGCAACGGTCATTATCTGGCGACTGGTATTCAACTCCGAATTCGGCATCCTGAACGCCGACTTGGCGCGCTGGGTATAG
- a CDS encoding carbohydrate ABC transporter permease — protein MNSRKIAVKASKYTMLIAALMLFAGPLVWMLSTMLKTKAETYKVPPTILPDTFSLEAFERLFAVQPMMWQWIQNSFIISFFVAAGAVVSSSLVAYGFSRFATKYRNILFPVVLVTLMIPPSIMMIPSYVLFSKLNWIDTWLPLIVPAWLGGAYYIFLFRQFS, from the coding sequence ATGAACAGCCGAAAAATAGCGGTAAAAGCGTCCAAATATACCATGCTGATTGCAGCATTAATGCTGTTCGCAGGGCCTCTGGTATGGATGCTCTCGACCATGCTGAAAACCAAAGCGGAAACCTACAAGGTACCTCCAACCATCCTGCCGGACACATTCAGTCTGGAAGCCTTTGAACGGTTGTTCGCTGTGCAGCCGATGATGTGGCAGTGGATTCAGAACTCATTTATCATTTCCTTTTTTGTTGCAGCGGGGGCGGTGGTGTCCAGTTCACTTGTGGCTTACGGTTTCTCCCGTTTTGCAACCAAGTACCGGAATATTCTGTTCCCGGTTGTACTTGTTACCTTAATGATTCCTCCATCCATTATGATGATTCCCTCGTACGTCCTTTTTTCCAAGCTGAACTGGATTGATACCTGGTTGCCGCTCATTGTGCCAGCCTGGCTTGGAGGTGCCTATTATATCTTCCTGTTCCGACAGTTTTCATGA
- a CDS encoding DUF4832 domain-containing protein, with the protein MTRLFDKSKRSLGLFLAFVLMITLLLPAGALPKASAATITIDGNINDWSSVSALTTNSGTAQTLKVTNDGTNLYLLIQGSGLSTTMGNFWINTDNNTSTGYQAAGWGATGVEWLLENTGLYRYGGSGTDWVWNFNSTLTSSQFYRSSTVIEVAIPLSTLQISAGSTVRVGYIDNSSDTSRLPAAGQTLPAYLLTSAGSGGGTGNNTVVNPVELDSPLNNPFKGWAPSAKSTTYTQPHRLVYAGVTWKELESTKGTYDFSAIEAANNFAYWKSKGVKVVFRFILDSPTGQAHRDIPDWLYNDMIARGESPGTVYNDTTGGMGTGNNMGFSPNYNSTYLQERHKLAIEAIAARYNTNDRPVTFVQIGSLGHWGEFHTWPYVGPNGETNYTGAFPTNDISNKYVQHYIDAFAGKEDKMQVLIRRSIALAKTNNKGMVMGMFNDVFGHKDSFDADWGWYTGTQNGYWDDIGQQQPGHPNFWETRISGGEFYGGASGMLAALTTGSGFTETLRQTELSKPSWLGPNSPASLPLNHALQANMDALKKRMGYHFVVKEISHPSTISGSTFTTTIKVENKGVQHFPFAWPVEIQLRSGNTVVAKKTTTVNLTTWKTGTYTLSDSIPVSGLAAGTYDIAIAIIDPETNKPGVDFANTNKLTDGSFKLSSVTK; encoded by the coding sequence ATGACAAGATTATTTGATAAAAGCAAGCGGAGCCTTGGATTGTTTTTGGCTTTTGTCCTCATGATTACCCTGCTATTGCCTGCGGGAGCCTTACCCAAAGCCTCTGCTGCAACCATCACCATTGATGGCAATATCAACGACTGGAGCAGCGTTAGTGCTCTCACCACCAATAGTGGCACTGCCCAGACGCTCAAGGTGACCAATGATGGAACCAATCTCTATCTGCTTATTCAAGGCTCTGGTCTGAGTACAACGATGGGCAACTTCTGGATCAATACCGATAACAATACGTCAACGGGTTACCAGGCTGCGGGTTGGGGAGCTACAGGTGTGGAGTGGCTGCTTGAAAATACGGGGTTATACCGCTACGGCGGCAGCGGAACGGACTGGGTCTGGAACTTCAACAGCACGTTGACCAGCTCCCAATTCTACCGCAGCTCCACCGTCATTGAGGTCGCTATTCCTCTCTCTACACTGCAAATCAGTGCTGGCAGCACAGTGCGGGTCGGGTATATCGACAACAGCTCGGATACGTCGAGATTGCCTGCGGCTGGACAAACACTGCCCGCTTACCTTCTGACCTCGGCTGGATCGGGTGGTGGTACAGGGAACAATACCGTAGTGAATCCTGTAGAGCTGGACAGCCCACTCAACAATCCATTCAAAGGCTGGGCGCCTTCGGCCAAGAGCACAACATATACACAGCCACACAGGCTTGTATATGCTGGTGTAACTTGGAAGGAGCTGGAGTCTACCAAAGGCACATATGATTTTAGTGCAATTGAAGCCGCCAACAATTTTGCCTACTGGAAAAGTAAAGGGGTCAAAGTGGTGTTTCGCTTCATTCTGGACAGCCCGACAGGACAGGCTCATCGGGATATTCCCGACTGGCTCTACAATGACATGATTGCCCGCGGAGAATCGCCTGGAACCGTATACAACGATACAACCGGAGGCATGGGTACGGGAAACAACATGGGCTTCTCCCCCAACTACAACTCCACCTATCTGCAAGAACGGCACAAATTAGCCATCGAAGCCATTGCGGCAAGGTACAACACGAATGATCGTCCGGTCACCTTTGTCCAAATCGGTTCCCTCGGACACTGGGGCGAGTTCCATACGTGGCCTTATGTCGGACCCAATGGTGAAACCAATTACACGGGTGCTTTCCCTACCAATGACATCTCGAACAAGTACGTTCAACATTATATTGATGCTTTTGCTGGCAAAGAGGACAAAATGCAGGTTCTGATCCGGCGCAGTATCGCCCTCGCCAAAACCAATAACAAAGGCATGGTCATGGGCATGTTCAACGATGTGTTTGGACATAAAGACAGCTTTGATGCCGATTGGGGCTGGTACACAGGTACCCAGAACGGTTATTGGGATGATATCGGCCAGCAGCAGCCAGGACATCCGAACTTCTGGGAGACACGTATCTCAGGAGGCGAATTTTACGGGGGAGCTTCCGGCATGCTTGCGGCATTAACTACCGGCAGCGGATTCACGGAAACGTTGCGTCAAACGGAGCTTAGCAAACCAAGTTGGCTGGGACCGAATTCCCCTGCCTCGCTTCCTCTAAATCATGCCTTACAGGCCAATATGGATGCACTCAAGAAACGAATGGGTTACCACTTTGTCGTGAAGGAAATTTCGCATCCATCCACCATTAGCGGAAGCACGTTTACAACAACGATTAAAGTGGAGAATAAAGGTGTACAGCACTTCCCATTTGCGTGGCCGGTTGAAATTCAACTGCGCAGCGGCAATACCGTGGTCGCCAAGAAAACAACAACCGTTAATCTGACCACGTGGAAAACGGGTACCTACACCCTGTCCGATTCCATTCCGGTCTCCGGTCTTGCTGCCGGAACCTATGATATCGCGATTGCGATCATTGACCCGGAAACGAATAAACCTGGCGTAGACTTTGCCAATACAAACAAGCTGACCGACGGCTCGTTCAAGCTGAGCAGTGTAACGAAATAA
- a CDS encoding YhcN/YlaJ family sporulation lipoprotein, whose amino-acid sequence MKHRVLTARMTTHPEEIKSKISAKIKQFAPHVENVYVSANPDFVQHVETYSKDIRNGKPVSGMINTFQSMVERIFQRMR is encoded by the coding sequence GTGAAACATCGCGTATTGACAGCACGGATGACAACACACCCCGAAGAGATTAAATCCAAAATCTCGGCGAAAATCAAACAATTTGCACCTCACGTGGAGAACGTATACGTGTCAGCTAACCCGGACTTTGTACAACATGTAGAAACGTATTCCAAAGATATTCGTAATGGCAAACCGGTTAGCGGCATGATTAACACGTTCCAATCGATGGTTGAACGTATTTTCCAACGAATGCGTTGA
- a CDS encoding YhcN/YlaJ family sporulation lipoprotein, with translation MNNTKDNNLHTKSVRHEVKGINRYGVESNGMDGIRAKSYRTHNVTNLKSSDELAKRIAEMKEVKSASVMLTDRNAYVAVR, from the coding sequence GTGAACAACACCAAAGATAACAATCTGCACACCAAAAGTGTTCGTCATGAAGTGAAAGGCATTAACCGTTATGGTGTTGAGTCCAATGGGATGGATGGTATTCGTGCGAAAAGCTATCGGACGCATAACGTCACTAACCTGAAATCCAGTGACGAGCTGGCTAAACGCATTGCGGAAATGAAGGAAGTGAAGTCAGCAAGTGTCATGCTGACCGATCGTAACGCATATGTAGCAGTCCGTTGA
- a CDS encoding sugar ABC transporter permease has translation MKGELAAGPPRLEPPENEVRQRIRQQRLRRFKTNIPLLLMFLPVILFYLIFRYAPIGGLVIAFKDYNFYDGLWNSPWVGFQHFQTLFSDPRTVEIIRNTLFLSLLSIIVGFPIPIILAIMLNEVRNMAFKRTVQTVVYMPHFFSWVIIAMMIMTVFSLENGIVNRWVEAWTGEPYPFMYNKGSWIAVFVGSGIWKDMGFNAIIFLAALTTIDPSQYEAAQMDGASKMRQIWHVTLPGIRSTIILLLILSMGRVMEVGFDQVYMLQNSNVNEVADVISTYIYRTGLQGAQFSLTTAMGLFESLVAFILIYCANYIARRFNEGLW, from the coding sequence ATGAAGGGAGAGCTGGCCGCAGGGCCGCCAAGGTTGGAACCGCCAGAAAACGAAGTGAGGCAGAGAATCCGGCAGCAGCGGCTTCGCCGTTTCAAGACGAATATTCCGCTACTATTGATGTTTCTTCCGGTGATCCTGTTTTATCTTATCTTTCGTTATGCGCCGATTGGGGGGCTGGTCATCGCCTTCAAGGATTATAACTTCTATGACGGGCTTTGGAACAGTCCATGGGTGGGCTTTCAACACTTTCAGACCTTGTTCAGCGATCCGCGCACAGTGGAGATCATCCGTAATACTCTATTTCTCAGTCTGCTTAGCATTATCGTGGGTTTTCCGATCCCGATTATTCTGGCGATCATGCTGAATGAAGTGAGAAACATGGCGTTTAAGCGGACCGTGCAGACCGTGGTGTACATGCCGCACTTTTTCTCCTGGGTCATCATTGCAATGATGATCATGACCGTATTTTCACTGGAGAACGGAATTGTGAACCGATGGGTGGAAGCCTGGACGGGAGAGCCGTATCCGTTCATGTACAACAAAGGCTCTTGGATCGCCGTGTTTGTCGGGTCAGGTATCTGGAAGGACATGGGCTTTAACGCGATTATTTTTCTGGCGGCACTAACGACCATCGATCCAAGCCAGTACGAAGCTGCACAGATGGATGGGGCGAGCAAGATGCGACAGATCTGGCACGTAACGCTTCCGGGCATTCGCTCCACCATTATTTTGCTGCTTATTCTGTCGATGGGGCGCGTGATGGAAGTTGGATTTGACCAAGTGTATATGCTGCAGAACTCTAACGTGAACGAGGTTGCTGATGTCATCAGTACGTATATTTATCGCACAGGTCTTCAGGGAGCGCAGTTCAGCCTGACGACGGCCATGGGATTATTCGAATCACTGGTCGCGTTTATTCTCATCTATTGTGCCAACTATATTGCACGTCGATTTAACGAAGGTTTGTGGTAA